A region from the Peromyscus leucopus breed LL Stock chromosome 9, UCI_PerLeu_2.1, whole genome shotgun sequence genome encodes:
- the Tpt1 gene encoding translationally-controlled tumor protein isoform X1, which translates to MIIYRDLISHDELFSDIYKIREIADGLCLEVEGKMVSRTEGNIDDSLIGGNASAEGPEGEGTESTVVTGVDIVMNHHLQETSFTKEAYKKYIKDYMKSLKGKLEEQKPERVKPFMTGAAEQIKHILANFNNYQFFIGENMNPDGMVALLDYREDGVTPFMIFFKDGLEMEKC; encoded by the exons ATGATCATCTACCGGGACCTCATCAGCC aTGACGAGCTCTTCTCCGACATCTACAAGATCCGGGAGATCGCGGACGGGCTGTGCCTGGAGGTGGAGGGCAAG ATGGTCAGTAGAACAGAGGGTAACATCGATGACTCGCTCATTGGTGGAAATGCTTCCGCCGAAGGCCCAGAGGGCGAAGGTACCGAAAGCACAGTAGTCACCGGTGTGGACATTGTCATGAACCACCACTTACAAGAAACCAGCTTCACAAAAGAGGCCTACAAAAAGTACATCAAAGATTACATGAAATC ACTCAAAGGCAAACTTGAAGAGCAGAAACCAGAAAGAGTAAAGCCTTTTATGACTGGGGCTGCAGAGCAAATTAAGCACATCCTTGCTAATTTCAATAACTACCAG ttttttaTTGGTGAAAACATGAATCCAGATGGCATGGTTGCTCTTCTGGACTACCGTGAAGATGGT